One segment of Eretmochelys imbricata isolate rEreImb1 chromosome 5, rEreImb1.hap1, whole genome shotgun sequence DNA contains the following:
- the LOC144265286 gene encoding uncharacterized protein LOC144265286 codes for MAGYHTKHYPAWTTAELLDLISIWGEEAVQSQLCLSRRKWDTYRHISRGLCKKGYDQDTLQCRAKIKELRQTYHKATEANRRSGASPKTCRFYKELNTILSGDSPSTAKRSVDTLGGMDAAKRGPNPEDEVIDEEVELDEDVQLPVGSPSGAGSQELFSTPEVSGQSQQSLSGEQEAGDEMPDVDFRNTPCTPAEHLHQIRKRPRHSKEDMFQEVLQCSNAEKREHKECWEAKWQERKENQAFVKDATERMIKVMEEQRRCCCP; via the exons ATGGCAGGTTATCACACTAAACACTATCCCGCTTGGACCACTGCggagctgttggatctgatcagtatatggggagaagaggctgtgcagtcccagctgtgcttgaGCCGTAGGAAATGGGATACCTACAGGCACATTTCTCGAGGCTTGTGCAaaaagggctatgatcaggacacgctgcagtgcagagcgaagataaaggagctgaggcagacgTACCATAAGGCGACGGAGGCAAACCGACGCTCTGGTGCTTCACCTAAGACCTGCcggttctataaggagctgaacACTATCCTCAGTGGTGACTCCCCCTCCACTGCCAAGAGATCCGTGGATACTTTGGGGGGAATGGATGCGGCAAAGAGAGGACCTAACCCGGAGGACGAagttattgatgaagaggtggagttagacgaggatgtgcagctcccagtggggtcgcccagtggggcaggcagccaggaactgttctccactccagaagtgtCTGGCCAGTCGCAGCAGTCACTCTCCggggagcaagaagcaggagatgagATGCCTG ATGTGGACTTCAGGAACACCCCATGCACCCCTGCCGAGCATCTCCACCAGATAAGAAAGCGCCCAAGACACAGCAAAGAGGACATGTTCCAGGAGGTACTGCAGTGTTCCAATGCAGAAAAAAGGGAACATAAGGAGTGCTGGGAAGCCAAATGGCAGGAGAGAAAAGAGAATCAAGCGTTTGTTAAAGACGCAACTGAGAGGATGATTAAAGTAATGGAGGAGCAACGCAGATGCTGCTGTCCTTAA